In Calditrichota bacterium, the following proteins share a genomic window:
- a CDS encoding 3-phosphoglycerate dehydrogenase: MSARILINDGLSVEGLALLKDAGFEVDASNIPQAELPSRIGDYDGIVVRSATKVTREVIEGGSRLKVIVRGGVGVDNIDVPAAEARGVKVLNTPAASSASVAELALAHMFSLARFIPDANLTMREGKWEKKKYAGGIELAGKTLGILGIGRIGSELAKRALALGMKVIAYDPIVTTTELNVRLTDRDEVLNSADFLSLHIPKQPFGPAIGAAEIEIMKRGAYLINCARGGVVDEGALLEALNNGHLGGAGIDVFEQEPTSNLDLIRHPKVSATPHTGASTIEAQERVGAEVALLLKEYFK, encoded by the coding sequence ATGTCAGCACGAATTCTCATCAACGACGGCCTCTCGGTGGAAGGTCTGGCACTACTGAAGGATGCCGGGTTCGAGGTAGATGCCAGCAATATACCCCAGGCGGAGTTGCCGTCCCGTATCGGTGATTACGACGGTATCGTAGTCCGCAGCGCTACCAAGGTGACCCGTGAGGTGATCGAGGGCGGTTCACGGCTGAAGGTAATCGTTCGCGGAGGCGTAGGAGTCGATAACATCGACGTCCCGGCAGCCGAAGCGCGCGGCGTCAAGGTGCTCAATACCCCTGCCGCTTCGTCGGCATCGGTTGCCGAACTGGCGCTGGCGCACATGTTCTCGCTGGCACGGTTCATCCCCGACGCAAATCTTACGATGCGGGAGGGCAAGTGGGAAAAGAAGAAGTATGCCGGCGGGATCGAACTGGCAGGGAAGACCCTCGGCATCCTTGGCATCGGGAGGATCGGCTCGGAACTGGCGAAGCGAGCGCTCGCGCTCGGTATGAAGGTTATTGCCTACGATCCTATCGTTACCACGACCGAACTAAATGTTCGCCTGACTGATCGGGATGAGGTGCTGAATAGCGCCGACTTCCTCTCGCTTCACATTCCAAAGCAACCCTTCGGTCCGGCTATCGGGGCTGCTGAAATAGAAATTATGAAGCGCGGCGCCTACCTGATCAACTGCGCCCGGGGCGGGGTTGTCGATGAAGGTGCGCTCCTCGAAGCACTGAACAACGGCCATCTCGGCGGCGCCGGGATCGATGTCTTTGAGCAGGAGCCGACGTCCAACCTCGACCTGATCCGACATCCAAAGGTCTCCGCGACGCCCCATACCGGCGCATCGACCATCGAGGCGCAGGAGCGGGTTGGTGCCGAGGTCGCTCTGTTGTTGAAGGAATACTTCAAGTAA
- a CDS encoding DUF1015 domain-containing protein, producing the protein MAKIASFRGYRFNPSTVGDLAKVVTQPYDKIDDALRDDYMQRSDHNIIRITKNPPRPDDTFADNVYTRAGQVWEQWIEERVLIREGGPALYPYHQEFTVEGQTYVRKGLIALVDIDDEKSAVRAHEQTLSGPKADRLKLMRATEANDDLIFMLYDDPQRQILEWLEPETAWASPVAQVTDDFGAVHKLYRVTRPSLIADINDFLAGKELFIADGHHRYETAMNYLKEAKSRNWKPMGAESFDHRIMALFNLHDPGLVVLPTHRALHSLAGYDGGSFMTKAATQFAISEYSSREALYAAMDEAAAGGRVVIGFGSEGLAGYRLLTLKDPATMDALVADHSTAWKRLDVTVLHVALLEKLLGIDAAALAAESNIHYIRGRDEALDAIGQHGIQCAFLLNPTRVEQVGEIASAGERMPQKSTDFYPKLLTGLVMMKMTIDKSAGLAVWEAEG; encoded by the coding sequence ATGGCCAAGATCGCCTCCTTCCGCGGCTATCGCTTCAATCCCTCGACCGTCGGCGACCTTGCAAAGGTCGTCACCCAGCCCTATGACAAGATCGACGACGCCCTGCGCGACGACTATATGCAGCGCAGCGACCACAACATCATCCGCATCACCAAGAACCCGCCCCGTCCCGACGACACCTTCGCCGACAACGTTTATACCCGCGCGGGGCAGGTCTGGGAGCAGTGGATCGAGGAGCGCGTCCTCATTCGTGAAGGCGGCCCGGCACTCTATCCCTACCATCAGGAATTCACTGTCGAGGGCCAGACTTATGTCCGCAAGGGACTCATTGCGCTGGTGGACATCGACGACGAGAAGTCGGCCGTCCGGGCGCACGAGCAGACCCTTTCCGGCCCCAAAGCCGACCGGCTGAAGTTGATGCGCGCCACGGAAGCGAACGACGACCTGATCTTTATGCTCTATGACGACCCGCAGCGCCAAATCCTCGAATGGCTCGAGCCCGAGACGGCTTGGGCGTCGCCCGTCGCGCAGGTAACCGACGACTTCGGCGCGGTGCATAAACTCTATCGGGTTACCCGCCCGAGCCTGATAGCCGACATCAATGACTTCCTCGCCGGGAAGGAACTCTTCATCGCCGACGGGCATCATCGCTATGAGACGGCGATGAACTACCTGAAAGAGGCCAAGTCGCGCAACTGGAAGCCGATGGGTGCCGAGTCGTTCGACCACCGGATAATGGCGCTTTTCAATCTGCACGATCCGGGGCTGGTCGTCCTGCCAACGCACCGGGCGCTCCATTCGCTCGCCGGATACGATGGCGGCTCGTTCATGACGAAGGCTGCGACGCAGTTTGCTATAAGTGAGTATTCGAGCCGGGAAGCGCTCTACGCGGCGATGGACGAAGCCGCCGCGGGAGGACGGGTCGTTATCGGTTTTGGATCGGAGGGGCTTGCCGGGTATCGTCTGTTAACGTTGAAAGACCCGGCGACGATGGATGCGCTCGTGGCGGATCACTCGACGGCTTGGAAACGGCTCGATGTGACGGTGCTCCATGTGGCGCTGCTGGAGAAACTTCTCGGCATAGACGCCGCAGCGCTGGCAGCCGAGTCGAACATCCACTACATCCGGGGGCGCGACGAAGCCCTTGATGCGATCGGTCAACACGGCATCCAGTGCGCGTTTCTGCTGAATCCAACGCGGGTTGAGCAAGTGGGGGAGATTGCGTCGGCGGGTGAGCGGATGCCGCAGAAATCAACCGACTTCTACCCGAAACTGCTGACCGGGCTGGTGATGATGAAGATGACGATCGACAAGTCGGCGGGACTGGCGGTCTGGGAAGCGGAAGGGTAG
- the serC gene encoding 3-phosphoserine/phosphohydroxythreonine transaminase has translation MPPHQRVWNFNPGPAALPLEVLERINADWFNHRGSGMNVMEMSHRGKDYEAIHNQAVARVRQLLGVGEEYHVLFIQGGASLQFAMVPLNFLSEGRTADYLLQGDWSKKAIKEAKAIGKVNLAWEDPEGTYNHLPRRGDIKLTSGAAYFHYTSNETIRGTEFFEPPLQEGPPIVCDMSSDIFSHRLDGRQYALIYAGAQKNLGPSGVTLVVVADSFLKQARDGLPTMLSYRTYAGENSLYNTPPTFGIYVMSLVLDWIAMNGGLEGMEKRNRAKAELLYGAMDNSGDFYRGTVWKEYRSWMNVCFRMPSEGLEEEFLKEAKPKGFIGLKGHRSVGGIRVSLYNAVPVEAVGELVAFMKEFQSRKG, from the coding sequence TTGCCTCCGCACCAGAGGGTCTGGAATTTCAATCCCGGGCCGGCGGCTTTGCCGCTGGAAGTGCTCGAGAGGATTAACGCGGACTGGTTCAACCATCGCGGTTCGGGTATGAACGTGATGGAAATGAGCCATCGCGGGAAGGACTACGAAGCGATCCACAACCAGGCCGTCGCGCGGGTCCGGCAGTTGCTTGGCGTTGGCGAAGAATATCACGTCCTCTTCATACAGGGTGGCGCCAGTCTGCAGTTTGCAATGGTGCCGCTCAACTTCCTCAGTGAAGGTCGAACCGCCGACTACCTGCTCCAGGGCGACTGGTCGAAGAAGGCGATCAAGGAAGCCAAGGCGATCGGCAAGGTCAACCTCGCATGGGAAGACCCGGAAGGGACTTACAACCACCTTCCGCGCCGCGGCGACATCAAGTTGACGTCCGGCGCGGCATACTTCCACTACACCTCGAACGAGACGATTCGGGGCACCGAGTTTTTCGAGCCGCCTTTGCAGGAAGGCCCGCCCATCGTCTGCGACATGTCGAGCGATATCTTCTCACACCGCCTCGACGGCCGTCAATATGCCTTGATCTACGCCGGGGCGCAGAAGAATCTTGGCCCTTCGGGGGTAACTCTGGTGGTTGTCGCAGACAGTTTCCTGAAGCAGGCGCGCGACGGCTTGCCCACAATGCTCTCCTACCGCACTTATGCAGGGGAAAACAGCCTCTACAACACGCCTCCGACCTTCGGCATCTACGTGATGAGCCTGGTGCTGGACTGGATCGCTATGAACGGCGGGCTCGAAGGCATGGAGAAGCGCAACCGCGCAAAGGCGGAGTTGCTGTATGGCGCTATGGACAACTCGGGTGATTTCTACCGCGGGACGGTCTGGAAGGAATACCGATCGTGGATGAACGTCTGCTTCCGGATGCCTTCCGAGGGATTGGAAGAGGAGTTCCTCAAGGAAGCCAAGCCCAAGGGATTTATCGGCCTCAAAGGGCACCGCTCGGTCGGTGGAATCCGGGTTTCGCTCTATAATGCGGTGCCTGTTGAAGCGGTCGGGGAGTTGGTCGCATTCATGAAGGAGTTTCAATCCCGGAAGGGCTGA
- a CDS encoding T9SS type A sorting domain-containing protein, whose protein sequence is MNRAPTHFFAASALAVLPVATALANLVIEPPFGNLIQFPDTRVGQTSTIVYTATDRGGGPWTINLSSNNNQFVVEPRQTFVPQGGQAQFRISFTPQQVGQVSGMLTGGISDGEVIQRVSVQMRGNGIEARQEALIATDWDSLEFFLWVDLFGSLWEETSLTLGIVNEGNAELVVQDIAPSVNWLTAQPRAVRVPAGEVREIQCEIPVESWEAMEVGLYRGNLTITSNAANAGRLVLPVIFDRGFVPHYRLILPEEPPASDHVLFVFDAGVGDEALDQYDEIAVWTPRGALAGVGWLEDEWPISFFAWGEGNGFPGFRQDEAFTFTIWDHDAEREFSAEAEWLDGPEVFEGGGISSLFLNGAEPAQEFRIPLARGWNLISLPIEFDERYLVGGLPNIVRIWAEIVGRENLLLSKDERGRFYNPRFGFSNIPYWNALEGYHAKLASPDTLVVYGWRLPGDAIVEAGQGWNMVSYLPQRAMRIDAALQDLTARNLLQIAKNGRGNFYIPAFGFGGDIIVNPGEGLMIRVVQDCQFQYPVDQLFGGGRIAVGAAEPKASLPHKTAMQHFPEPPQSGETNMSVLFLSLREVEVVEGAEIGVFTTENVYAGGIAIEGNGPWGFAAWGDDSYTEEVVEGFRAGEAMTFRYWDPRSDWELPMSVVSVEGRPVYEANGFLAIDGYVSVDETRLDLPTAFALSEVFPNPFNARASLAFDLPTQREVRLSLHDLTGRELAILARGRYLAGRHRVEFDASRLTTGVYLVRIEAGADRAVQRAVVMK, encoded by the coding sequence ATGAACCGCGCCCCCACTCACTTCTTCGCTGCCAGTGCACTGGCGGTGCTGCCAGTTGCAACTGCCTTAGCCAACCTCGTCATCGAGCCGCCGTTCGGCAATCTGATCCAGTTTCCCGACACCCGTGTCGGGCAGACCTCGACGATCGTCTATACCGCTACCGATCGCGGCGGCGGGCCCTGGACGATCAATCTCTCGAGCAATAACAACCAGTTCGTTGTCGAGCCACGGCAGACCTTTGTGCCGCAGGGGGGACAAGCCCAGTTTCGAATCAGTTTCACGCCGCAGCAGGTCGGCCAGGTCAGCGGCATGCTGACCGGCGGAATCTCCGATGGCGAAGTGATCCAGCGCGTCTCGGTTCAGATGCGGGGCAACGGCATCGAGGCGCGTCAGGAGGCGCTCATTGCGACCGATTGGGACTCGCTCGAGTTCTTCCTCTGGGTCGATCTCTTCGGCTCGCTCTGGGAGGAGACCTCGCTCACGCTCGGCATCGTCAACGAGGGCAATGCCGAGTTGGTGGTGCAGGATATTGCGCCATCCGTCAACTGGCTGACCGCTCAGCCGCGCGCGGTCCGGGTGCCGGCCGGCGAGGTGCGGGAGATTCAGTGCGAGATTCCGGTCGAGTCTTGGGAAGCTATGGAAGTCGGCCTCTATCGGGGCAATCTGACCATTACCAGCAACGCCGCCAATGCCGGACGGCTCGTCCTGCCGGTAATCTTCGACCGCGGGTTCGTGCCGCATTACCGGCTCATCCTGCCCGAAGAACCGCCCGCAAGCGATCACGTCCTCTTCGTCTTCGATGCCGGAGTGGGCGATGAGGCGCTCGATCAATATGACGAAATAGCCGTCTGGACTCCGCGTGGTGCGCTCGCCGGCGTCGGCTGGCTGGAGGACGAGTGGCCAATATCGTTCTTCGCCTGGGGAGAGGGCAACGGCTTCCCCGGCTTCCGCCAGGACGAGGCGTTCACCTTTACGATCTGGGATCACGATGCGGAGCGGGAGTTTTCTGCCGAAGCCGAATGGCTCGACGGGCCGGAGGTCTTCGAGGGTGGAGGCATCTCGAGCCTATTCCTTAACGGCGCCGAGCCGGCACAGGAATTCCGTATTCCCCTGGCGCGGGGTTGGAACCTGATCTCCCTGCCGATCGAGTTTGATGAGCGGTATCTGGTAGGCGGACTACCCAACATCGTTCGGATTTGGGCTGAAATCGTTGGGAGGGAGAACTTGCTGCTATCCAAGGATGAACGAGGCCGGTTCTACAACCCTCGATTTGGATTCTCCAACATACCTTACTGGAATGCACTCGAGGGTTATCATGCCAAGTTGGCGAGTCCCGACACGTTGGTCGTCTATGGCTGGCGGCTGCCGGGCGACGCCATAGTCGAAGCGGGTCAAGGCTGGAATATGGTCTCCTACCTGCCGCAGCGGGCGATGCGGATCGATGCGGCGCTGCAAGACCTGACGGCACGCAATCTTCTGCAGATCGCCAAGAACGGACGGGGAAATTTCTACATTCCGGCTTTTGGTTTCGGTGGCGATATCATCGTCAACCCCGGCGAAGGCTTGATGATCCGGGTGGTGCAGGATTGTCAGTTCCAGTATCCTGTCGATCAACTGTTTGGAGGAGGCAGGATTGCAGTTGGAGCCGCCGAACCGAAGGCGTCTCTGCCTCACAAGACTGCGATGCAGCACTTTCCCGAGCCGCCCCAATCGGGCGAGACCAATATGTCGGTGCTCTTTCTATCGTTGCGCGAGGTCGAGGTGGTGGAAGGTGCGGAGATCGGCGTCTTTACGACGGAAAATGTCTATGCCGGCGGCATCGCCATCGAAGGCAATGGGCCGTGGGGATTTGCGGCTTGGGGAGACGACTCCTATACTGAGGAGGTCGTCGAAGGCTTCCGTGCCGGAGAAGCGATGACCTTCCGGTATTGGGATCCGAGGTCGGACTGGGAACTCCCGATGAGCGTCGTGTCGGTTGAAGGCCGGCCGGTCTATGAGGCGAATGGCTTTCTGGCAATCGACGGCTATGTCAGCGTGGATGAGACGCGCCTCGATCTTCCCACCGCGTTTGCGCTCTCCGAGGTTTTCCCAAATCCGTTTAACGCAAGGGCAAGCCTTGCATTCGACCTGCCAACGCAGCGCGAGGTGCGGCTGTCGCTGCATGACCTGACCGGTCGGGAGTTGGCGATTCTTGCTCGGGGCCGATATTTGGCCGGGAGGCACCGTGTCGAGTTCGACGCCTCGCGCCTCACAACCGGCGTCTATTTGGTGCGAATCGAAGCCGGAGCCGACCGGGCGGTGCAGAGGGCAGTGGTGATGAAGTGA